A section of the Oncorhynchus gorbuscha isolate QuinsamMale2020 ecotype Even-year linkage group LG06, OgorEven_v1.0, whole genome shotgun sequence genome encodes:
- the zdhhc16a gene encoding palmitoyltransferase ZDHHC16A isoform X1, whose protein sequence is MESEMVRSRMRPCPTFLLVLLRWVRLRMCARRWRYSNGNNSRLPLCVRQRWAYLKLMVNSLYYNSLTNSDVVMDSLMEPIFWMVDLLTRWFGAVFVCLVVILTSSILLIAYVGLLPLILNTYSPPWIVWHIGYGHWNLIMIVFHYYKATKTSPGYPPTVKNDIPFVSVCKKCIIPKPARTHHCGICNTCILKMDHHCPWLNNCVGHFNQRYFFCFCLSMTLGCVYCSISGRNLFLDAYSAIERFKHMDLDKSGVPVTGMGQLIGILPPGQVSTYQTPPPPYTFRDKMFHKSIIYMWVLTSTVAVALGGLTIWHAVLISRGETSIERHINNKEAERMAKHGKVYKNPFNYGRLNNWKVFFGVEKRSHWLTRVLLPSGHAPYGNGLTWDICPIRKDLIPV, encoded by the exons GAGCAGAATGCGGCCGTGCCCCACCTTCCTGCTGGTGCTGCTGCGCTGGGTGCGGTTGCGCATGTGCGCCAGACGGTGGCGCTACAGCAATGGCAACAACAGTAGACTACctctgtgtgtgagacagagatgGGCCTACCTCAAACTGATGGTTAACTCCCTCTATTACAACTCCCTCACCAACTCTGATGTCGTCATGGACTCACTGATGGAACCCATCTTCTGGATGGTGGACCTACTTACCCGCTGGTTCGGGGCG gtgtTTGTCTGTCTGGTGGTGATACTGACCAGTTCTATCCTGCTGATAGCCTACGTGGGTCTGCTGCCCCTGATTCTCAACACCTACTCTCCACCCTGGATAGTCTGGCACATCGGTTATGGACACTGGAACCTCATCATGATTGTCTTCCACTACTATAAAGCCACCAAGACCTCCCCAGGATACCCCcctacg GTAAAGAATGACATTCCGTTTGTGTCCGTGTGTAAGAAGTGTATCATCCCCAAACCAGCCAGGACTCACCACTGTGGAATCTGCAACAC GTGCATTCTGAAAATGGATCATCATTGTC CGTGGCTGAATAACTGTGTTGGCCATTTTAACCAGCGCTACTTCTtctgcttctgtctctccatGACCCTGGGCTGTGTCTACTGCAGCATCAGTGGCCGGAACCTCTTCCTAGATGCTTATAGTGCTATAgag CGCTTCAAACACATGGACTTGGATAAATCAGGTGTCCCGGTGACAGGAATGGGGCAACTCATAGGAATCTTACCTCCTGGGCAGGTA AGCACCTACcagacccctcctcctccctacacGTTCAGAGACAAGATGTTCCACAAGAGTATCATCTACATGTGGGTATTAACTAG CACGGTGGCCGTAGCTCTGGGGGGGCTGACTATCTGGCACGCAGTGCTGATATCCCGAGGAGAGACCAGCatagagagacacatcaacaacaaggAGGCCGAACGCATGGCCAAACATGGCAAG gtgTACAAGAACCCCTTTAACTATGGCAGACTAAACAATTGGAAAGTCTTCTTTGGTGTGGAGAAGAGAAG tcatTGGCTGACGCGAGTCCTCCTGCCCTCTGGACATGCCCCCTATGGGAACGGCCTGACCTGGGACATCTGTCCAATCAGAAAAGACCTGATTCCCGTCTGA
- the zdhhc16a gene encoding palmitoyltransferase ZDHHC16A isoform X4 gives MESEMVRSRMRPCPTFLLVLLRWVRLRMCARRWRYSNGNNSRLPLCVRQRWAYLKLMVNSLYYNSLTNSDVVMDSLMEPIFWMVDLLTRWFGAVFVCLVVILTSSILLIAYVGLLPLILNTYSPPWIVWHIGYGHWNLIMIVFHYYKATKTSPGYPPTVKNDIPFVSVCKKCIIPKPARTHHCGICNTCILKMDHHCPWLNNCVGHFNQRYFFCFCLSMTLGCVYCSISGRNLFLDAYSAIERFKHMDLDKSGVPVTGMGQLIGILPPGQSTYQTPPPPYTFRDKMFHKSIIYITVAVALGGLTIWHAVLISRGETSIERHINNKEAERMAKHGKVYKNPFNYGRLNNWKVFFGVEKRSHWLTRVLLPSGHAPYGNGLTWDICPIRKDLIPV, from the exons GAGCAGAATGCGGCCGTGCCCCACCTTCCTGCTGGTGCTGCTGCGCTGGGTGCGGTTGCGCATGTGCGCCAGACGGTGGCGCTACAGCAATGGCAACAACAGTAGACTACctctgtgtgtgagacagagatgGGCCTACCTCAAACTGATGGTTAACTCCCTCTATTACAACTCCCTCACCAACTCTGATGTCGTCATGGACTCACTGATGGAACCCATCTTCTGGATGGTGGACCTACTTACCCGCTGGTTCGGGGCG gtgtTTGTCTGTCTGGTGGTGATACTGACCAGTTCTATCCTGCTGATAGCCTACGTGGGTCTGCTGCCCCTGATTCTCAACACCTACTCTCCACCCTGGATAGTCTGGCACATCGGTTATGGACACTGGAACCTCATCATGATTGTCTTCCACTACTATAAAGCCACCAAGACCTCCCCAGGATACCCCcctacg GTAAAGAATGACATTCCGTTTGTGTCCGTGTGTAAGAAGTGTATCATCCCCAAACCAGCCAGGACTCACCACTGTGGAATCTGCAACAC GTGCATTCTGAAAATGGATCATCATTGTC CGTGGCTGAATAACTGTGTTGGCCATTTTAACCAGCGCTACTTCTtctgcttctgtctctccatGACCCTGGGCTGTGTCTACTGCAGCATCAGTGGCCGGAACCTCTTCCTAGATGCTTATAGTGCTATAgag CGCTTCAAACACATGGACTTGGATAAATCAGGTGTCCCGGTGACAGGAATGGGGCAACTCATAGGAATCTTACCTCCTGGGCAG AGCACCTACcagacccctcctcctccctacacGTTCAGAGACAAGATGTTCCACAAGAGTATCATCTACAT CACGGTGGCCGTAGCTCTGGGGGGGCTGACTATCTGGCACGCAGTGCTGATATCCCGAGGAGAGACCAGCatagagagacacatcaacaacaaggAGGCCGAACGCATGGCCAAACATGGCAAG gtgTACAAGAACCCCTTTAACTATGGCAGACTAAACAATTGGAAAGTCTTCTTTGGTGTGGAGAAGAGAAG tcatTGGCTGACGCGAGTCCTCCTGCCCTCTGGACATGCCCCCTATGGGAACGGCCTGACCTGGGACATCTGTCCAATCAGAAAAGACCTGATTCCCGTCTGA
- the zdhhc16a gene encoding palmitoyltransferase ZDHHC16A isoform X3 has product MESEMVRSRMRPCPTFLLVLLRWVRLRMCARRWRYSNGNNSRLPLCVRQRWAYLKLMVNSLYYNSLTNSDVVMDSLMEPIFWMVDLLTRWFGAVFVCLVVILTSSILLIAYVGLLPLILNTYSPPWIVWHIGYGHWNLIMIVFHYYKATKTSPGYPPTVKNDIPFVSVCKKCIIPKPARTHHCGICNTCILKMDHHCPWLNNCVGHFNQRYFFCFCLSMTLGCVYCSISGRNLFLDAYSAIERFKHMDLDKSGVPVTGMGQLIGILPPGQVSTYQTPPPPYTFRDKMFHKSIIYITVAVALGGLTIWHAVLISRGETSIERHINNKEAERMAKHGKVYKNPFNYGRLNNWKVFFGVEKRSHWLTRVLLPSGHAPYGNGLTWDICPIRKDLIPV; this is encoded by the exons GAGCAGAATGCGGCCGTGCCCCACCTTCCTGCTGGTGCTGCTGCGCTGGGTGCGGTTGCGCATGTGCGCCAGACGGTGGCGCTACAGCAATGGCAACAACAGTAGACTACctctgtgtgtgagacagagatgGGCCTACCTCAAACTGATGGTTAACTCCCTCTATTACAACTCCCTCACCAACTCTGATGTCGTCATGGACTCACTGATGGAACCCATCTTCTGGATGGTGGACCTACTTACCCGCTGGTTCGGGGCG gtgtTTGTCTGTCTGGTGGTGATACTGACCAGTTCTATCCTGCTGATAGCCTACGTGGGTCTGCTGCCCCTGATTCTCAACACCTACTCTCCACCCTGGATAGTCTGGCACATCGGTTATGGACACTGGAACCTCATCATGATTGTCTTCCACTACTATAAAGCCACCAAGACCTCCCCAGGATACCCCcctacg GTAAAGAATGACATTCCGTTTGTGTCCGTGTGTAAGAAGTGTATCATCCCCAAACCAGCCAGGACTCACCACTGTGGAATCTGCAACAC GTGCATTCTGAAAATGGATCATCATTGTC CGTGGCTGAATAACTGTGTTGGCCATTTTAACCAGCGCTACTTCTtctgcttctgtctctccatGACCCTGGGCTGTGTCTACTGCAGCATCAGTGGCCGGAACCTCTTCCTAGATGCTTATAGTGCTATAgag CGCTTCAAACACATGGACTTGGATAAATCAGGTGTCCCGGTGACAGGAATGGGGCAACTCATAGGAATCTTACCTCCTGGGCAGGTA AGCACCTACcagacccctcctcctccctacacGTTCAGAGACAAGATGTTCCACAAGAGTATCATCTACAT CACGGTGGCCGTAGCTCTGGGGGGGCTGACTATCTGGCACGCAGTGCTGATATCCCGAGGAGAGACCAGCatagagagacacatcaacaacaaggAGGCCGAACGCATGGCCAAACATGGCAAG gtgTACAAGAACCCCTTTAACTATGGCAGACTAAACAATTGGAAAGTCTTCTTTGGTGTGGAGAAGAGAAG tcatTGGCTGACGCGAGTCCTCCTGCCCTCTGGACATGCCCCCTATGGGAACGGCCTGACCTGGGACATCTGTCCAATCAGAAAAGACCTGATTCCCGTCTGA
- the zdhhc16a gene encoding palmitoyltransferase ZDHHC16A isoform X5, whose translation MRPCPTFLLVLLRWVRLRMCARRWRYSNGNNSRLPLCVRQRWAYLKLMVNSLYYNSLTNSDVVMDSLMEPIFWMVDLLTRWFGAVFVCLVVILTSSILLIAYVGLLPLILNTYSPPWIVWHIGYGHWNLIMIVFHYYKATKTSPGYPPTVKNDIPFVSVCKKCIIPKPARTHHCGICNTCILKMDHHCPWLNNCVGHFNQRYFFCFCLSMTLGCVYCSISGRNLFLDAYSAIERFKHMDLDKSGVPVTGMGQLIGILPPGQVSTYQTPPPPYTFRDKMFHKSIIYMWVLTSTVAVALGGLTIWHAVLISRGETSIERHINNKEAERMAKHGKVYKNPFNYGRLNNWKVFFGVEKRSHWLTRVLLPSGHAPYGNGLTWDICPIRKDLIPV comes from the exons ATGCGGCCGTGCCCCACCTTCCTGCTGGTGCTGCTGCGCTGGGTGCGGTTGCGCATGTGCGCCAGACGGTGGCGCTACAGCAATGGCAACAACAGTAGACTACctctgtgtgtgagacagagatgGGCCTACCTCAAACTGATGGTTAACTCCCTCTATTACAACTCCCTCACCAACTCTGATGTCGTCATGGACTCACTGATGGAACCCATCTTCTGGATGGTGGACCTACTTACCCGCTGGTTCGGGGCG gtgtTTGTCTGTCTGGTGGTGATACTGACCAGTTCTATCCTGCTGATAGCCTACGTGGGTCTGCTGCCCCTGATTCTCAACACCTACTCTCCACCCTGGATAGTCTGGCACATCGGTTATGGACACTGGAACCTCATCATGATTGTCTTCCACTACTATAAAGCCACCAAGACCTCCCCAGGATACCCCcctacg GTAAAGAATGACATTCCGTTTGTGTCCGTGTGTAAGAAGTGTATCATCCCCAAACCAGCCAGGACTCACCACTGTGGAATCTGCAACAC GTGCATTCTGAAAATGGATCATCATTGTC CGTGGCTGAATAACTGTGTTGGCCATTTTAACCAGCGCTACTTCTtctgcttctgtctctccatGACCCTGGGCTGTGTCTACTGCAGCATCAGTGGCCGGAACCTCTTCCTAGATGCTTATAGTGCTATAgag CGCTTCAAACACATGGACTTGGATAAATCAGGTGTCCCGGTGACAGGAATGGGGCAACTCATAGGAATCTTACCTCCTGGGCAGGTA AGCACCTACcagacccctcctcctccctacacGTTCAGAGACAAGATGTTCCACAAGAGTATCATCTACATGTGGGTATTAACTAG CACGGTGGCCGTAGCTCTGGGGGGGCTGACTATCTGGCACGCAGTGCTGATATCCCGAGGAGAGACCAGCatagagagacacatcaacaacaaggAGGCCGAACGCATGGCCAAACATGGCAAG gtgTACAAGAACCCCTTTAACTATGGCAGACTAAACAATTGGAAAGTCTTCTTTGGTGTGGAGAAGAGAAG tcatTGGCTGACGCGAGTCCTCCTGCCCTCTGGACATGCCCCCTATGGGAACGGCCTGACCTGGGACATCTGTCCAATCAGAAAAGACCTGATTCCCGTCTGA
- the zdhhc16a gene encoding palmitoyltransferase ZDHHC16A isoform X2 yields MESEMVRSRMRPCPTFLLVLLRWVRLRMCARRWRYSNGNNSRLPLCVRQRWAYLKLMVNSLYYNSLTNSDVVMDSLMEPIFWMVDLLTRWFGAVFVCLVVILTSSILLIAYVGLLPLILNTYSPPWIVWHIGYGHWNLIMIVFHYYKATKTSPGYPPTVKNDIPFVSVCKKCIIPKPARTHHCGICNTCILKMDHHCPWLNNCVGHFNQRYFFCFCLSMTLGCVYCSISGRNLFLDAYSAIERFKHMDLDKSGVPVTGMGQLIGILPPGQSTYQTPPPPYTFRDKMFHKSIIYMWVLTSTVAVALGGLTIWHAVLISRGETSIERHINNKEAERMAKHGKVYKNPFNYGRLNNWKVFFGVEKRSHWLTRVLLPSGHAPYGNGLTWDICPIRKDLIPV; encoded by the exons GAGCAGAATGCGGCCGTGCCCCACCTTCCTGCTGGTGCTGCTGCGCTGGGTGCGGTTGCGCATGTGCGCCAGACGGTGGCGCTACAGCAATGGCAACAACAGTAGACTACctctgtgtgtgagacagagatgGGCCTACCTCAAACTGATGGTTAACTCCCTCTATTACAACTCCCTCACCAACTCTGATGTCGTCATGGACTCACTGATGGAACCCATCTTCTGGATGGTGGACCTACTTACCCGCTGGTTCGGGGCG gtgtTTGTCTGTCTGGTGGTGATACTGACCAGTTCTATCCTGCTGATAGCCTACGTGGGTCTGCTGCCCCTGATTCTCAACACCTACTCTCCACCCTGGATAGTCTGGCACATCGGTTATGGACACTGGAACCTCATCATGATTGTCTTCCACTACTATAAAGCCACCAAGACCTCCCCAGGATACCCCcctacg GTAAAGAATGACATTCCGTTTGTGTCCGTGTGTAAGAAGTGTATCATCCCCAAACCAGCCAGGACTCACCACTGTGGAATCTGCAACAC GTGCATTCTGAAAATGGATCATCATTGTC CGTGGCTGAATAACTGTGTTGGCCATTTTAACCAGCGCTACTTCTtctgcttctgtctctccatGACCCTGGGCTGTGTCTACTGCAGCATCAGTGGCCGGAACCTCTTCCTAGATGCTTATAGTGCTATAgag CGCTTCAAACACATGGACTTGGATAAATCAGGTGTCCCGGTGACAGGAATGGGGCAACTCATAGGAATCTTACCTCCTGGGCAG AGCACCTACcagacccctcctcctccctacacGTTCAGAGACAAGATGTTCCACAAGAGTATCATCTACATGTGGGTATTAACTAG CACGGTGGCCGTAGCTCTGGGGGGGCTGACTATCTGGCACGCAGTGCTGATATCCCGAGGAGAGACCAGCatagagagacacatcaacaacaaggAGGCCGAACGCATGGCCAAACATGGCAAG gtgTACAAGAACCCCTTTAACTATGGCAGACTAAACAATTGGAAAGTCTTCTTTGGTGTGGAGAAGAGAAG tcatTGGCTGACGCGAGTCCTCCTGCCCTCTGGACATGCCCCCTATGGGAACGGCCTGACCTGGGACATCTGTCCAATCAGAAAAGACCTGATTCCCGTCTGA